From a region of the Arachis ipaensis cultivar K30076 chromosome B09, Araip1.1, whole genome shotgun sequence genome:
- the LOC107615855 gene encoding TMV resistance protein N-like: protein MSLVVDDDQKNSFLVHVEPFLPLDVFVSFRGEDTRTNFTSHLYSALSRNGIKAYMDDEGLEKGRDVWPSLSQAIEDSHVAIVVFSKNYASSRWCLEELVKVLECRKKMGQVVIPVFYEVDPAEIRNQRGVYGEAIAEHERGLLGDKSVEEVKKIVSAWKDALMEAANISGRDTRSREYKNESQVIDQIVEDVLKKLELRFPNELQVNLVGIDKSCKDVSLLLSKSKSKNVHVIGIWGMGGIGKTTLENVKEAPQNIGQSKLTSLREKLLSELLKYEYLNSTTNTFIRRRLSNKKALVVLDDVDDSEQLEQLCRECSYAGPESKVIITTRNKHLLRGIVDEDDIYEVKTLSFGRSVELFCLSAFKDWVPKKGYEDLSQRAVDYAGGVPLALKVLGSNLRDTSIEFWDSELNKLKDYPYDGIQKVLRVSYDGLDILEQKIFLDIAFFFKDENKYFVEKILNASGLFAVSGIKVLTNKALITISKDKKIQMHDLIRDMGLNIVRQGIKDPGKRSRLKDIEEVSDVLEYKRKGSDAIEGIKLDLSQIDDLHLNSKAFSMMSDLRYLKLYAPSGKTLGNMVYPEVLNEFSGKLSYLEWHGYGLKSPPENLFTQRLVEICMPHSHITKLWHGVKVKDIFRKLNQCMLISLLYERLFLFMWQNLVSLERIDLSECKELANLPDLSKASKLKSLNLSGCESLAELHSSIWSLDALEILALDGCRKLTSLRSEKHLKSLKTISVNGCTSLREFSVSSRVMECLDLRNAGIEELHQSIQRSSKLKSLYLDSLILNYLLRIFQMSYHSLRIFQS from the exons ATGTCTCTCGTTGTTGATGATGACCAAAAAAATTCGTTTCTGGTTCATGTGGAGCCCTTTCTTCCACTCGATGTGTTCGTCAGCTTCAGAGGCGAAGACACCCGCACCAACTTCACCAGCCACCTCTATTCCGCGCTCTCAAGAAACGGCATCAAGGCATACATGGACGACGAAGGCCTCGAAAAGGGTCGCGATGTCTGGCCATCGCTGTCCCAAGCAATCGAGGACTCCCATGTTGCCATAGTAGTGTTCTCCAAGAACTACGCGTCTTCCAGATGGTGCTTGGAAGAGCTTGTGAAAGTACTCGAATGCCGGAAAAAGATGGGACAGGTAGTGATACCTGTGTTTTACGAGGTCGATCCGGCGGAGATTCGAAATCAGAGAGGAGTGTACGGAGAAGCCATTGCAGAACACGAAAGAGGATTGTTGGGTGATAAAAGTGTGGAAGAAGTGAAGAAGATAGTGTCCGCTTGGAAGGATGCTCTCATGGAAGCAGCAAACATATCGGGGCGGGACACTCGTAGTCGCGAGTACAA GAACGAGTCACAAGTCATCGATCAGATTGTTGAAGATGTATTGAAAAAGTTGGAATTAAGGTTTCCTAATGAGCTACAAGTTAACCTTGTTGGAATTGACAAAAGTTGCAAAGATGTGTCATTATTGCTATCAAAAAGTAAAAGCAAAAATGTGCATGTAATTGGAATTTGGGGCATGGGCGGAATAGGCAAAACAACC TTAGAAAATGTCAAAGAAGCACCCCAAAATATAGGACAAAGCAAACTTACATCTTTACGAGAGAAGCTGCTTTCTGAGCTACTAAAGTATGAATATTTGAACTCTACAACAAACACATTCATTAGGAGGAGGCTTAGTAATAAAAAAGCTTTAGTTGTACTTGATGATGTGGATGATTCAGAGCAACTAGAACAATTGTGTAGAGAATGTAGCTATGCTGGTCCAGAAAGTAAAGTGATTATAACAACAAGAAATAAGCATTTGCTTAGGGGAATAGTTGATGAGGATGATATATATGAGGTCAAGACATTGAGCTTTGGGAGATCTGTAGAGCTTTTTTGCTTGAGTGCCTTCAAAGATTGGGTTCCCAAAAAAGGATATGAAGATCTCTCTCAGAGAGCAGTTGATTATGCAGGGGGTGTTCCTTTAGCTTTAAAAGTATTGGGCTCAAATCTCCGTGACACAAGTATTGAATTTTGGGATAGCGAATTGAATAAACTCAAGGACTATCCCTACGATGGAATTCAAAAGGTGTTACGAGTGAGCTATGATGGACTAGATATTCTAGAGCAGAAGATATTTTTGGATATTGCGTTCTTTTTCAAAGACGAGAACAAATATTTTGTGGAAAAGATACTAAATGCTAGTGGTTTATTTGCTGTTAGTGGAATAAAAGTCCTTACAAATAAAGCTCTCATAACTATTTCAAAGGACAAGAAGATACAGATGCATGATTTAATACGAGATATGGGCTTGAATATTGTTCGTCAAGGCATTAAAGATCCTGGAAAACGTAGTCGATTGAAGGATATTGAAGAAGTTTCAGATGTGCTTGAATATAAAAGGAAG GGAAGTGATGCAATTGAAGGTATAAAATTAGATTTGTCTCAAATTGATGATCTACACTTGAACTCTAAAGCATTCAGCATGATGAGTGATCTAAGATATCTAAAATTGTATGCTCCCTCTGGCAAGACTTTGGGTAACATGGTGTATCCGgaagtccttaatgaattttCAGGTAAGCTGAGCTACCTTGAATGGCATGGATATGGTTTGAAGTCTCCACCGGAAAATTTGTTTACTCAGAGGCTTGTTGAGATTTGTATGCCGCACAGCCATATTACCAAACTTTGGCATGGGGTGAAGGTAAAAGATATTTTCCGCAAACTTAATCAATGTATGCTTATAAGTTTGCTTTATGaaagattatttttatttatgtggcAGAATCTTGTGAGTTTAGAGAGAATTGATCTAAGTGAATGCAAAGAGTTGGCGAATCTCCCGGATTTGTCCAAGGCATCAAAACTTAAATCGCTTAACCTTTCTGGTTGTGAGAGCTTGGCAGAGCTTCATTCATCTATTTGGTCTCTTGACGCTCTTGAAATTCTAGCACTGGATGGATGCAGAAAACTCACAAGTTTGAGAAGTGAGAAGCACTTGAAATCTCTCAAGACGATCAGTGTTAACGGCTGCACAAGTCTCAGAGAATTTTCCGTGTCCTCTCGTGTGATGGAATGTCTAGATCTGAGAAATGCTGGAATAGAAGAATTGCACCAATCAATTCAGCGCTCAAGCAAGCTTAAGTCACTCTACCTAGACAGTTTGATACTTAATTACTTATTGAGAATCTTCCAAATGAGTTATCACTCCTTAAGAATCTTTCAGAGCTGA
- the LOC107615854 gene encoding zinc finger protein 8-like, protein MNSSEVEEEEEAQDHHGSKKSYDCTFCRRGFTNAQALGGHMNIHRKDRAKNKPHLLHHSPSTSNNNHQVGEFMSLKFSSSSTHAYSYSAFDSQRTYDNMYFHPPPPPPPNDYQIRNHQQHEPPFQLDQFHHQPMMNLKNQELQGANLSLQICPTSDDEHVIRRRIHQQDSDEVDLELRLGHHDP, encoded by the coding sequence ATGAATTCAtcagaagttgaagaagaagaagaagcacaagatCATCATGGAAGCAAAAAGTCTTATGATTGCACATTCTGCAGAAGAGGCTTCACAAATGCTCAAGCTTTAGGGGGTCACATGAATATTCATAGAAAAGATAGGGCCAAGAACAAGCCTCATCTTCTTCATCACTCACCAAGTACTAGCAACAATAATCATCAAGTGGGAGAATTCATGTCCCTaaaattctcatcatcatcaacccaTGCTTACTCTTACTCCGCTTTCGATTCTCAAAGGACCTATGACAACATGTATTTTCAtccacctccaccaccaccacctaaTGATTATCAAATTAGGAACCATCAGCAACATGAACCACCATTTCAATTAGATCAATTTCATCATCAGCCTATGATGAATCTCAAGAATCAAGAGCTTCAAGGTGCCAATTTGAGTCTACAAATTTGCCCTACTAGTGATGATGAACATGTTATTAGAAGAAGAATTCACCAGCAAGATAGTGATGAAGTGGACTTGGAACTCAGACTCGGCCACCATGATCCATAA